TCCAGTGCCTCCAGGATTGTTACTGGTCGGTGCATCTTTGTTGGGCAAGAAGGCGATTGCGCAGCGTCTGCTGGGCTCTTTGCAGGTGGATATTTCCAAAGCTCGTGATCTGTTGGGTTGGCAGCCTCCATTATCTGTGGAGGAAGGGTTGGCCAAGGCGGTGGGAAGTCAGGTTGATTAGTTGAAATATCTGCGCAAAACCAGAATCAAAATTTATTATGGGATGGTGCTTGTGATTCGCTTTTTTGATTTTATTTTTTCCCTGTTAGGCCTGATTGTTGGTTTTCCGGTGTTGTTGGTACTGACGGTGATAGGTCTATTCGATACAGGTTCGCCAATTTTTAGTCAGAAGCGGGTAGGCCGTAATAAGAAGCCGTTCACTTTGGTGAAGTTTCGGACCATGAAAGTAGACACAGCCTCCGTCGCCAGCCATTTGGCAAATACTGCGTCCATCACCCGGTTTGGGCACTTTCTGCGCCGCACCAAGCTGGACGAGTTGCCCCAACTGTGGAATGTGTTGAAGGGCGAAATGAGCTTGGTAGGCCCAAGGCCGTGCCTGTTTAATCAGGAAGAGTTGATTGAGGAGCGGGAAAGCCGCGGAGTATTAAGCGCCCGGCCAGGCATTACCGGTTTGGCCCAAGTTAACGAGATTGATATGTCTACGCCGAGGTTGCTGGCGGAAACAGATCAGAAAATGCTGAAAAATCTCAATGTTGGCGCTTACTTCAAGTATATTTTGATGACGGTGGCTGGTAAGGGGGCAGGAGATCGGGTGCCGGGTAGAG
This Marinobacter salinus DNA region includes the following protein-coding sequences:
- a CDS encoding sugar transferase; translation: MIRFFDFIFSLLGLIVGFPVLLVLTVIGLFDTGSPIFSQKRVGRNKKPFTLVKFRTMKVDTASVASHLANTASITRFGHFLRRTKLDELPQLWNVLKGEMSLVGPRPCLFNQEELIEERESRGVLSARPGITGLAQVNEIDMSTPRLLAETDQKMLKNLNVGAYFKYILMTVAGKGAGDRVPGRD